The Budorcas taxicolor isolate Tak-1 chromosome 25, Takin1.1, whole genome shotgun sequence genome includes a region encoding these proteins:
- the LRFN4 gene encoding LOW QUALITY PROTEIN: leucine-rich repeat and fibronectin type-III domain-containing protein 4 (The sequence of the model RefSeq protein was modified relative to this genomic sequence to represent the inferred CDS: deleted 2 bases in 1 codon) — MLASPGDARGRKFRDPPCAPGHLRFLLTPHLVPRAWAPSHGLGNVTFIRGAWLCRPQPYLSFGGPLGPLTLTPPPGQALEAAPPKIGPRASGQRCQPHLCLGCGPSYRALAMAPPLLLLLLASGAAACPLPCICQNLSESLSTLCAHRGLLFVPPNVDRRTVELRLADNFIQALGPPDFRNMTGLVDLTLSRNAITRIGARAFGDLESLRSLHLDGNRLAELGAGSLRGPANLQHLILSGNQLGRIAPGAFDDFLGSLEDLDLSYNNLRQVPWAGIGAMPALHTLNLDHNLIDALPPGAFAQLSQLSRLDLTSNRLATLAPDPLFSRGRHAEASPAPLVLSFSGNPLHCNCELLWLRRLARPDDLETCASPPGLAGRYFWTVPEGEFSCEPPLIARHTQRLWVLEGQRATLRCRALGDPAPTMHWVGPDDRLVGNSSRARAFPNGTLEIGVTGSGDAGAYTCIATNPAGEATARVELRVLALPHGGNGSTEGGRPGPSDIAASARTAAEGEGTPELEPAVQVTEVTATSGLVSWGPGRPADPVWMFQLQYNSSEDETLIYRIVPASSHRFLLKHLVPGADYDLCLLALSPAAGPSDLTATRLLGCAHFSTLPATPLCHALQAHVLGGTLTVAVGGVLVAALLVFTVALLVRGRGAGNGRLPLKLSHVQSQTNGGPSPTPKAHPPRSPPPRPQRSCSLDLGDSGGCYGYARRLGGAWARRSHSVHGGLLGAGGRGAGGSAERLEESVV, encoded by the exons ATGCTGGCGAGTCCAGGGGACGCCAGGGGAAGGAAGTTCCGGGACCCTCCCTGCGCTCCCGGCCACCTCCGCTTCCTGCTCACGCCTCACCTTGTCCCCAGAgcctgggctccctctcacggCTTGGGAAATGTGACCTTTATTCGGGGGGCCTGGCTCTGCAGGCCCCAGCCTTATCTCAGCTTTGGGGGACCCCTTGGGCCTTTGACCctgaccccacccccaggccaggcTCTGGAAGCTGCC CCCCCCAAGATCGGCCCCAGGGCAAGTGGGCAGCGGTGCCAGCCCCACCTGTGCCTGGGCTGTGGCCCTTCCTACAGGGCGCTCGCCATGGCCCCgccgctcctgctgctgctgctggccagTGGAGCGGCCGCCTGCCCACTGCCCTGCATCTGCCAGAACCTGTCGGAGTCGCTCAGCACCCTGTGTGCCCACCGAGGCCTGCTGTTCGTGCCGCCCAACGTGGACCGGCGCACGGTGGAGCTGCGGCTGGCTGACAACTTCATCCAGGCCCTGGGGCCACCGGACTTCCGCAACATGACCGGGCTGGTGGACCTGACGCTGTCCCGCAACGCCATCACCCGCATCGGGGCCCGCGCCTTCGGGGACCTGGAGAGCCTGCGCTCCCTGCACCTGGACGGCAACAGGCTGGCGGAGCTGGGCGCAGGCAGCCTGCGGGGCCCTGCCAACCTGCAGCACCTCATCCTCAGCGGCAACCAGCTGGGCCGCATCGCGCCAGGCGCCTTCGACGACTTCCTGGGCAGCTTGGAGGACCTGGACCTGTCCTACAACAATCTGCGGCAGGTGCCCTGGGCCGGCATCGGCGCCATGCCCGCCCTGCACACCCTCAACCTGGACCACAACCTCATCGACGCGCTGCCCCCGGGCGCCTTCGCCCAGCTCAGCCAGCTCTCCCGCCTTGACCTCACTTCCAACCGCCTGGCCACGCTGGCGCCCGACCCGCTCTTCTCCCGGGGCCGCCACGCCGAGGCCTCGCCCGCGCCACTGGTGCTGAGCTTCAGCGGGAACCCCCTGCACTGCAACTGCGAGCTGCTCTGGCTGCGGCGGCTGGCACGGCCCGACGACCTGGAGACCTGCGCCTCCCCGCCCGGCCTAGCCGGCCGCTACTTCTGGACAGTGCCCGAGGGCGAGTTCTCCTGTGAGCCGCCCCTCATCGCCCGCCACACACAGCGCCTCTGGGTGCTGGAGGGCCAGCGGGCCACGCTGCGGTGCCGGGCCCTCGGCGACCCCGCGCCCACCATGCACTGGGTCGGCCCCGATGACCGGCTGGTGGGCAACTCCTCCCGGGCTCGGGCTTTTCCCAATGGGACCCTGGAGATCGGGGTGACGGGCTCCGGGGACGCGGGGGCCTACACCTGTATTGCCACCAACCCGGCCGGCGAGGCCACGGCCCGCGTTGAACTGCGGGTGCTGGCTCTGCCCCACGGGGGGAACGGCAGCACCGAGGGGGGCCGCCCGGGGCCCTCAGACATCGCGGCTTCAGCCCGCACGGCTGCGGAGGGCGAGGGCACGCCTGAGTTGGAGCCGGCCGTGCAGGTGACGGAGGTGACAGCCACCTCAGGGCTGGTGAGCTGGGGGCCAGGGCGGCCAGCAGACCCCGTGTGGATGTTCCAGCTCCAGTACAACAGCAGCGAGGACGAGACCCTCATCTACCG GATCGTCCCGGCCTCCAGCCATCGCTTCCTGCTGAAGCACCTGGTCCCGGGCGCCGACTACGACCTCTGCCTGCTGGCGCTGTCACCCGCCGCTGGGCCCTCTGACCTCACTGCCACCCGGCTGCTGGGCTGCGCCCACTTCTCCACGCTGCCAGCCACGCCCCTGTGCCACGCCCTGCAGGCCCACGTGCTGGGCGGGACCTTGACTGTGGCCGTAGGGGGCGTGCTGGTGGCTGCCTTACTGGTCTTCACTGTGGCCTTGCTGGTTCGGGGCCGGGGGGCCGGGAACGGCCGTCTCCCGCTCAAGCTCAGCCACGTGCAGTCGCAGACCAACGGAGGCCCCAGCCCCACGCCCAAGGCGCACCCCCCACGCAGCCCGCCGCCTCGCCCCCAGCGCAGCTGCTCCCTGGACCTGGGGGACAGCGGCGGGTGCTACGGTTACGCCAGGCGCCTCGGAGGGGCCTGGGCCCGACGGAGCCACTCTGTGCACGGGGGGCTGCTCGGGGCtgggggccggggggcggggggcagtgcCGAGCGGCTGGAGGAGAGCGTGGTCTGA